A single Oncorhynchus kisutch isolate 150728-3 linkage group LG19, Okis_V2, whole genome shotgun sequence DNA region contains:
- the LOC116355006 gene encoding uncharacterized protein LOC116355006 isoform X1, giving the protein MIKIGVIVVLLNLMYVTKCNDVQYQTQVREVHPGDPVTLYCVFSKEDLNMFWYKQMVGQKPQTIVTMTKYDMPVWHKDFNHSRVNVEKADADGMYRLAITNTDPTDEAVYYCAVRTAYEVNFINGTLLLLKGKNHQRSHYHTVVQRPVSDPVHPGHSVTLLCTVLSETCTGESSVYWFRARSGESHPGVIYTSGNKSDECKKSPETPSPTQSCVYSLSKNNLSPSDAGSYYCAVATCGEILFGNGTKLDVKVGMDCNALVPVGISLCGALMLNAVLLFFIHSSQKETNDDTSLQICDAILSADQLGQQGFSGDWLQYTAVTFTTKTTGTRRKK; this is encoded by the exons ATGATCAAAATTGGAGTGATTGTGGTACTTCTCAATTTGATGT ATGTGACAAAATGCAATGATGTTCAGTATCAAACTCAAGTTCGGGAGGTTCATCCTGGGGACCCAGTGACACTATACTGTGTTTTTTCAAAGGAAGATCTCAATATGTTCTGGTACAAACAAATGGTGGGGCAAAAGCCTCAAACTATTGTAACAATGACAAAATATGATATGCCTGTATGGCACAAGGACTTTAACCATTCACGTGTCAATGTGGAGAAGGCTGATGCTGATGGGATGTATCGACTTGCTATTACAAACACGGACCCAACAGATGAAGCCGTTTACTATTGTGCAGTGAGAACAGCCTATGAAGTCAACTTTATCAATGGGACTCTTTTACTATTAAAAG GTAAGAATCACCAGAGGTCACACTACCATACCGTGGTGCAGAGGCCAGTGTCTGACCCAGTCCATCCAGGACACTCTGTGACTCTGCTGTGTACAGTACTCTCTGAGACCTGTACAGGAGAAAGCAGTGTGTACTGGTTCAGAGCCAGATCAGGAGAATCCCATCCAGGAGTCATTTACACCTCTGGGAACAAGAGTGATGAGTGTAAGAAGAGCCCTGAGACTCCCTCTCCTACACAGAGCTGTGTCTACAGCCTCTCCAAGAACAACCTCAGCCCCTCTGATGCTGGGTCTTACTACTGTGCTGTGGCCACATGTGGTGAGATCCTGTTTGGCAATGGAACAAAACTGGATGTCAAAG TAGGGATGGACTGTAATGCACTGGTTCCAGTTGGTATTAGTCTGTGTGGAGCATTGATGTTGAATGCTGTGTTACTGTTCTTCATCCACTCAAGTCAAAAGGAAACAAACG ATGACACATCTCTACAAATCTGTGATGCCATTCTCAGTGCTGACCAGTTGGGTCAACAG GGATTCAGTGGTGACTGGCTACAATACACTGCAGTGACCTTTACGACCAAGACAACTGGAACCAGGAGAAAGAAATGA
- the LOC116355006 gene encoding uncharacterized protein LOC116355006 isoform X2 encodes MIKIGVIVVLLNLMYVTKCNDVQYQTQVREVHPGDPVTLYCVFSKEDLNMFWYKQMVGQKPQTIVTMTKYDMPVWHKDFNHSRVNVEKADADGMYRLAITNTDPTDEAVYYCAVRTAYEVNFINGTLLLLKGKNHQRSHYHTVVQRPVSDPVHPGHSVTLLCTVLSETCTGESSVYWFRARSGESHPGVIYTSGNKSDECKKSPETPSPTQSCVYSLSKNNLSPSDAGSYYCAVATCGEILFGNGTKLDVKGMDCNALVPVGISLCGALMLNAVLLFFIHSSQKETNDDTSLQICDAILSADQLGQQGFSGDWLQYTAVTFTTKTTGTRRKK; translated from the exons ATGATCAAAATTGGAGTGATTGTGGTACTTCTCAATTTGATGT ATGTGACAAAATGCAATGATGTTCAGTATCAAACTCAAGTTCGGGAGGTTCATCCTGGGGACCCAGTGACACTATACTGTGTTTTTTCAAAGGAAGATCTCAATATGTTCTGGTACAAACAAATGGTGGGGCAAAAGCCTCAAACTATTGTAACAATGACAAAATATGATATGCCTGTATGGCACAAGGACTTTAACCATTCACGTGTCAATGTGGAGAAGGCTGATGCTGATGGGATGTATCGACTTGCTATTACAAACACGGACCCAACAGATGAAGCCGTTTACTATTGTGCAGTGAGAACAGCCTATGAAGTCAACTTTATCAATGGGACTCTTTTACTATTAAAAG GTAAGAATCACCAGAGGTCACACTACCATACCGTGGTGCAGAGGCCAGTGTCTGACCCAGTCCATCCAGGACACTCTGTGACTCTGCTGTGTACAGTACTCTCTGAGACCTGTACAGGAGAAAGCAGTGTGTACTGGTTCAGAGCCAGATCAGGAGAATCCCATCCAGGAGTCATTTACACCTCTGGGAACAAGAGTGATGAGTGTAAGAAGAGCCCTGAGACTCCCTCTCCTACACAGAGCTGTGTCTACAGCCTCTCCAAGAACAACCTCAGCCCCTCTGATGCTGGGTCTTACTACTGTGCTGTGGCCACATGTGGTGAGATCCTGTTTGGCAATGGAACAAAACTGGATGTCAAAG GGATGGACTGTAATGCACTGGTTCCAGTTGGTATTAGTCTGTGTGGAGCATTGATGTTGAATGCTGTGTTACTGTTCTTCATCCACTCAAGTCAAAAGGAAACAAACG ATGACACATCTCTACAAATCTGTGATGCCATTCTCAGTGCTGACCAGTTGGGTCAACAG GGATTCAGTGGTGACTGGCTACAATACACTGCAGTGACCTTTACGACCAAGACAACTGGAACCAGGAGAAAGAAATGA
- the LOC116355006 gene encoding uncharacterized protein LOC116355006 isoform X3 produces the protein MIKIGVIVVLLNLMYVTKCNDVQYQTQVREVHPGDPVTLYCVFSKEDLNMFWYKQMVGQKPQTIVTMTKYDMPVWHKDFNHSRVNVEKADADGMYRLAITNTDPTDEAVYYCAVRTAYEVNFINGTLLLLKGKNHQRSHYHTVVQRPVSDPVHPGHSVTLLCTVLSETCTGESSVYWFRARSGESHPGVIYTSGNKSDECKKSPETPSPTQSCVYSLSKNNLSPSDAGSYYCAVATCGEILFGNGTKLDVKVGMDCNALVPVGISLCGALMLNAVLLFFIHSSQKETNDDTSLQICDAILSADQLGQQVQILAFKKDSVVTGYNTLQ, from the exons ATGATCAAAATTGGAGTGATTGTGGTACTTCTCAATTTGATGT ATGTGACAAAATGCAATGATGTTCAGTATCAAACTCAAGTTCGGGAGGTTCATCCTGGGGACCCAGTGACACTATACTGTGTTTTTTCAAAGGAAGATCTCAATATGTTCTGGTACAAACAAATGGTGGGGCAAAAGCCTCAAACTATTGTAACAATGACAAAATATGATATGCCTGTATGGCACAAGGACTTTAACCATTCACGTGTCAATGTGGAGAAGGCTGATGCTGATGGGATGTATCGACTTGCTATTACAAACACGGACCCAACAGATGAAGCCGTTTACTATTGTGCAGTGAGAACAGCCTATGAAGTCAACTTTATCAATGGGACTCTTTTACTATTAAAAG GTAAGAATCACCAGAGGTCACACTACCATACCGTGGTGCAGAGGCCAGTGTCTGACCCAGTCCATCCAGGACACTCTGTGACTCTGCTGTGTACAGTACTCTCTGAGACCTGTACAGGAGAAAGCAGTGTGTACTGGTTCAGAGCCAGATCAGGAGAATCCCATCCAGGAGTCATTTACACCTCTGGGAACAAGAGTGATGAGTGTAAGAAGAGCCCTGAGACTCCCTCTCCTACACAGAGCTGTGTCTACAGCCTCTCCAAGAACAACCTCAGCCCCTCTGATGCTGGGTCTTACTACTGTGCTGTGGCCACATGTGGTGAGATCCTGTTTGGCAATGGAACAAAACTGGATGTCAAAG TAGGGATGGACTGTAATGCACTGGTTCCAGTTGGTATTAGTCTGTGTGGAGCATTGATGTTGAATGCTGTGTTACTGTTCTTCATCCACTCAAGTCAAAAGGAAACAAACG ATGACACATCTCTACAAATCTGTGATGCCATTCTCAGTGCTGACCAGTTGGGTCAACAGGTACAAATCCTAGCTTTCAAAAA GGATTCAGTGGTGACTGGCTACAATACACTGCAGTGA